TGGGgcacctcctcttcttcctcgtcCTCATAGTCACCTTCCTCATCAGCAGTAGCATCTTGATACTGCTGATACTCCGACACAAGGTCGTTCATGTTGCTCTCAGCCTCGGTGAATTCCATCTCATCCATACCCTCCCCTGTATACCAGTGCAAGAAGGCCTTCCTCCTGAACATGGCTGTGAACTGCTCGCTTACCCTCCTGAACATCTCTTGGATTGAGGTTGAGTTACCGATGAAGGTGGAGGCCATAGAGAGACCCCTTGGTGGAATGTCGCAAACACTGGACTTGACGTTATTGGGGATCCACTCCACAAAGTAGGAAGAATTCTTGTTCTGGACATTGATCATCTGCTCATCAACTTCTTTGGTGCTCATTTTTCCACGGAACATGGCAGATGCAGTGAGGTAGCGGCCGTGCCGAGGATCAGCAGCGCACATCATGTTCTTGGCATCCCACATCTGCTGGGTCAGCTCAGGGACTGTCAGGGCCCGGTATTGCTGTGACCCACGAGAGGTCAAGGGGGCAAAGCCAACCATAAAGAAGTGGAGGCGGGGGAAGGGAATCAGGTTCACAGCCAGCTTCCGGAGGTCAGAGTTCAATTGCCCGGGGAACCGAAGGCAGCATGTGACCCCACTCATGGTCGCAGAGATGAGGTGGTTCAAGTCTCCAACTGATGAGAGTGAACAAAATTTATGCACATGTATGTCAGGGAAAGCAACACTATACCAGATGCCAGTGATCTATACAAATCTACATGAAGCAGAATCGTACATCTTCAAAGAAATGAAAGTGGATTTCAGAACTAATATCAATCATCAAGCAGAGAACATATTAAAAGACATGCTTCGGATACGAAACACATTTCTAATTTTGAAAAAGAATGAACTAGAAGGCATGTGCTGAAGTGGAATAAAAGGCATGTGTTTAAGTGGAATAAAACGAGAACAATGAATATCCAGTGAGAGGAGGATACTAAAGTTTGTAAATCTTATAATAACTTGAAATATAACAAAATCTTATAGAAACAAAAAGAACTTGTGCTGGCAAAGCAAATGGCCTTAAACAACTGCTAAATTATGGAGTGCATGCATAACTTTAATCTGGCAAAGCAAACAGATCAACTCAGATCTCTTTAATCTAGAAACCATTTTTTTTACACCTATTGTGCAGCAATGTGCCCCCTATCGTAGTATAAATGTCGCGATAGAATTCATATTCAAATGAATCTGATACTTAGAAGACAATGATGTTCCTCAAATAGGCAGCATAGCTTAAAGACATTCTGGGACagataatatataattatatgtTATTGGGTAGCACTGAAGATCATAACTTATTCAACTTGCAGTCAATTAGGCTATATGAGCTTTGCTTGCGGCATCTCTAACTATTCGGTTAGTGTCTTTCACTTAATGAATCACGCGTTTTTCAAAGCACTACTCTTCTTGAGTGCAGGTTCGGTGATTCATACTATGTCGGATGAGCAAGATATGCGAAAGATTGAGGAGCTTGCCTCCTCGTTTCCTTTGACCTATGCGGATATCCTGAGCCAAGCACAAGCAGTAGTCTCAAAGAGTAATGCAGTTGGATCAAGAAGGCCGAAAGCCCGGCAGTAAAGCTCACGTTGTCGACACCTCTTGTCCGTCAGTGAGTGATTTCTCGTATGTGTAAAGATGGgtaataatttttgttttctagcaAAATATTACAGATCAGTCTTCTGATACTGTAATGAGCAATTATATTGGCATCTCAGAAGTTTTTCTTTTGTACCAGGAATTCAGTTTCCACACCCCTGTATCTAATTATCCGCTCTCATTGACCTACACACTAGTCAGGCCTGGGGACAGAAAAAAATCAGTATTGCACAAAATTATAGTGTAATTATGATCAAGTTCCTATTAAAACACAAAGCAATTCAACCAAACGCAAGCCAAAAATTCCAAAAGACTGATCAACTAAGGTTTAGGGGAGCATTGTCATTATCAGGTTGGATTGGGTTATAGGGTTGGTCAGGTTGGGCCAGATTTTGCACTTTAACCTACCTGCAAccttaaaaattaataaatcttGTTTTAATACTGAAATGACCTTACTAAAATCAATAGAACTAAAATCTTATTTGCCTTGAGATACCATTACTAAAGAATCAATAGAACTAAAATTTACCCAGCAGTAAATCTGACTGACTTCCAGACTTTCATAAACTTTGATCGATGCCTCTAAAAATGAACAAGCCAGAttgttaaagaataaaaagataaCATAACTGAATCTGGCAGAATCAACTAGAGAAATTCATAAATAATGACCCTATCAGACAGAACCTGCATGAGTTATCCAAATCCAAGCATAGGATATCCTTATAGCATAAAAACATACCAAGCGGAAAACATGGGTTTTTCCAAGCAGAACAAAGCACACATTATTAACTTACAGCTAGGAGTGGTCAGCTTCAGAGTGCGGAAGCAGATATCATAGAGAGCCTCATTGTCTAGGACCATGCATTCATCTGCATTCTCCACCAACTGGTGGACAGAAAGGGTAGCATTATAGGGTTCAACCACTGTGTCAGAAACCTTCGGAGATGGGAAAACAGAGAACGTGAGCATCATCCGATCAGGGTACTCCTCCCTGATCTTTGATATCAGAAGTGTTCCCAttccagatccagttcctcCTCCAAGTGAGTGACAAACTTGAAACCCTGCAATGAAATGTCATATAATTAAGAAGATACAGAATCTAGATTTAAACAACAGAAGTGCAAAACAGACAAGATCATTGCAAGAAAAGTAAAATGTGTGATATGAGTTCTACAAACAAAAGCCactgcttttctttttgtaaattttagctatcaaggaaaagaaaacccAACAATTCTCAGGAACAAGGAAGGCCTAAAAGATCATCAAGCAATTACTAAACCACTATTACTACTCATAAATCAAACCTAAGAATTGAATAAAACTGTAGTCCTAGTGATATAATTCAAATAAATAACAGACCCTAAGAAAACTCCTACATAAGATCCGGTTGAACTGAAAACATAAAAAAGACCCACAGTGAAATCAACTAAAGAACCATCATGAATCACTAATCAAATactcccatgaaacatgaaaaatattaaaaataaaaagcttcATATTTAACATAATGATGCagataaaatcaaaaatttaccAGAAATTTAAATCCTGGTACAACATTATGGAGCTTAGATCAGGGTATGTTTCGGCAATCCAAGATCCGTGTTATAAACTGATAAATAAGAACAAGAAATATTGTGGTCCTAAACTGACAAAGATCTTATAAAACGTCCACTCAGGACAAACTGATCTGAAGAAGAAATCAAAACGaagtaaaagaaaaattctCTCATTACTGTATAGACTGGATCAAAAGATCATACTGAAAACTGCCAGCAAAGAAGCACTGATATACCTTGGAGGCAGTCGCAGTTCTCAGCCTCCTTTCTCACCACATCAAGAACCGAGTCAATGAGCTCGGCACCCTCAGTGTAGTGCCCCTTGGCCCAGTTATTTCCAGCGCCGGACTGGCCGAAGACGAAGTTATCCGGGCGGAAAATCTGGCCGTACGGGCCCGTGCGGACGCTATCCATGGTGCCGGGCTCCAGATCCATGAGCACCGCCCTGGGGACGAACCTCCCGCAGGAGGCCTCGTTGTAGTAGACATTGACGCGCTCAAGTTGGAGATCGGAGTTCCCTGTGTACCTCCCCGTGGGATCGATCCCGTGCTCATCGCACACCACTTCCCAGAACTTGGAACCGATCTGGTTTCCGCACTGGCCGCCCTGGACGTGAAGGATTTCTCTCATTTTGACCTGAAATCGaagccaagaaaagaaaattagaccCAGAACAGCGCCGATTTtacaagaaaatcaaaagaaactaAAAGAAACCCAGATCTACAGCCAACTATAGATCAAAGCGAGAAATGAGTACACCGACTGAACTAAATCTCCCCAAAAATCGTTTCAAAATTAGAAGAGAACTCAGATCTACAGCTCCCTACGGATCAGATGGAGGATTGGAGCACAATAAAGGAAATATTTTGTAGGGAAAACCTCTGCCGACTATTTGGCAGATCAATCAAGAAATTAAAACACTGATCAAAGTGAACTTTACTAAAATGTCTTCAAAACTTTAAAGAAAACTAAAATGTACAGCTTGTCACAGATCAGATCGAAGACAGCAgtacaatgaggcaaaattttcACACGAAAACCGTTGCCGACAATTCTGCAGACCAAATCAGAGAATCAAAACGCTGATCAGCGAGAATTTCTCCAGAATCAgttcaaaattaagaaaaaaattaaaatatatagcTTGCCAAAGATCAGGTCAAGGGCTGCGGCACAACGAAGAAAAGTTTTCAGAGAAAAAATATCTGCCGACTATTTTACAGATCAAATCAAGAAATCAGAACACTGATCAGAATGTATTCCCCCAAAGTCACTATAAAACTCAAAATAAACTAAAATCCATAACTTCCTAAAGATGAGATCGAGAACTGCAGCACAATGAGGAAGAATTTTGAGAGAAAAACCTCTGTCAGCTATTACACAGACAAAATAAGAGAATCAAGGCACTGATCCAACGCGAAATTTTCCCAAATCAATGAAAATTGGaagaaaaatcaagtacatagcTTCCTAAAGATCAAATCGAAAAGTACACTAACATAAGCGTAAACTCTCTCAACAAACAAAGAGAAATTCTATGCGGATTATAAAATCTTCAGCTGATCAACATTGAGATCAAAGACTGTGTGGAAATTAACTGCAAAACAGGAGATTTACCGACGAGAATGGGAGACTATGGCGGAGAGAAGCGAGATCTGGAGGCTCCGGAGAGGATCGACCGCGAGACGAAGGGCCCGATGGAAGAAGAGCAATGGGGAAGAAAAAAGGCCCGGGAGGATTTTATAAGTGGTGGAGCGGGGATGGGAAGGGGATCGGACGGCTGGATCTTTTTCCCTCCTTTTCTAATCGGGATTTACGATCCGTCGGATTTAGATATCGGACGGTTGTCGGTGACGGTTTCTCAGAACGAGAGCCGTTGCTTTGGGTTTGAAAAATTAGAATACTTTATGACGAAACTGCCCCTCGTTGGAAATCAAAATGACTAAACTACCCTCGTCGGTTTGACGGTAAATTTCAGGCGGTTATTCTTTGCACAGTTTAGTGGTTGTCTGAAGCAGTTGCATTTATGATCAAACGGCCTGGAATAATGCTGAACAAGCATAGGAAAAATAACAACTCTATCCAATTTTTACTCCAAATACTATCTGATTTGAAATGCAGATGAGAAGATGGATTGAGTTTATCcaatttgatgatcataaatGTTTGGGAAAGATTGTTTGGAACCTACAGATCATATGATaattatcattaaaatttaagatcaattgttaaaaaaatattagtttttgcttttaaaatgtttaaatatttaaatttatatttagtaATCCTACATGTTTACATATAAGGGTACTTGTATTATTGAAGTCTTGGAGTTGTAGTCTTGGTAGGATCGTGTGGGTTTCGGATTCGTGACTAATTACGCGTGCTTGGCTTGACCACCCATGCCGTGCATAAGGTGTAGTGAGCATGCATTGTGACAATTAAAAGAGTTCCTTAGGTCAGATCTCCATGCAATCATACTCACTAGAATATAACCCGCATTGCGCGGCAGGGTTTAcctaaaatggaagaaaaataaatttcaataccttaccaacatatttttttataataaaaaaatactattttctATTAGCAAATGAACTTACATCAGTTTTAATGTTCACCATCCATAAGTTGTTCGTTTAAATCGCTATAAGAGtattaataaattttgaagattcaacaatgaaatatgattaaaaattatggAAGAAAAAGGAATAGACGGGAAGGGAATGTTTAATGTTGAATTACCTCCACTGCAATCTCTTTGCAGGTGATGCAGGTAATAGTTCTCAGCAATGGTAATGCGGAGttatatcattttttaaaaaagaaaagaaaagaagaaaaagaacaatATTTAATGTATGTTACCGGCTTGTGTTTGGTGATTTTCTAGAAGTTGTTTCTTGAAAAAGTTCATTATGAATCTATTTTTTGGGAGTCGAAATAATAGATTCTTCTTGAATTTGAGACGAAAAAGGTCTGGATCTAGAACTTTCATCTACATCACGTTGAGATTCActttctgaaaaaatatttgttatctTGAAATTGTAAATATTGGCATTAAAACTGTGTGACCCAAACGAAATTTGGAAGATGTAGGCGCCATCAAGAATCTTTTTAACAACAGCTGGAAGATTAAATCTGtcatattttgtattcatcgcAAGGTTGGGTGCCGAGACACCAATTAACTGCTAAGCTAATTTTCCAAATATTATAAAGATTGCTACACCAGTTTTATCCTCAACGATAGTGCTTAATTTATAACTTCAAAGGATAGATATACATCAGTTATTTTTGTTTAAGTAAAATGATAATGTATCCATTTTCAGAAACTAAAGTATGATACAAAAAATGTACTGCAACTTTACCATGGAGTTGGAGGCTAATCATTTTTACCATATTGGTTGCACCAAAAAATATCACCATAAACTTTTACTGCAACCCTACAACCATAACATGCTTTATACCACTAACTATAGGAGGTGTCAATGAATTTTAAAGTTGCCTTGCGCGTGAATTTCACCCCCTAAAAAACTTTAAATAATTGAAGGTTCTTATGCAAGAAAATTATCGGATATAATCATATTTTAGATTGCACTTGATAATCATGTGGATCCAATTTCAGCAATTCTTCAatcatttttttgtttgcaatactTTCCTATTAAGAGCTAATAATAATTTCTTGCTTATGCT
This genomic stretch from Phoenix dactylifera cultivar Barhee BC4 unplaced genomic scaffold, palm_55x_up_171113_PBpolish2nd_filt_p 000769F, whole genome shotgun sequence harbors:
- the LOC120107115 gene encoding tubulin beta-1 chain; protein product: MREILHVQGGQCGNQIGSKFWEVVCDEHGIDPTGRYTGNSDLQLERVNVYYNEASCGRFVPRAVLMDLEPGTMDSVRTGPYGQIFRPDNFVFGQSGAGNNWAKGHYTEGAELIDSVLDVVRKEAENCDCLQGFQVCHSLGGGTGSGMGTLLISKIREEYPDRMMLTFSVFPSPKVSDTVVEPYNATLSVHQLVENADECMVLDNEALYDICFRTLKLTTPSFGDLNHLISATMSGVTCCLRFPGQLNSDLRKLAVNLIPFPRLHFFMVGFAPLTSRGSQQYRALTVPELTQQMWDAKNMMCAADPRHGRYLTASAMFRGKMSTKEVDEQMINVQNKNSSYFVEWIPNNVKSSVCDIPPRGLSMASTFIGNSTSIQEMFRRVSEQFTAMFRRKAFLHWYTGEGMDEMEFTEAESNMNDLVSEYQQYQDATADEEGDYEDEEEEEVPQDM